One Amaranthus tricolor cultivar Red isolate AtriRed21 chromosome 10, ASM2621246v1, whole genome shotgun sequence genomic window carries:
- the LOC130825615 gene encoding uncharacterized protein LOC130825615 — translation MGERKEEDLYRNFSRKDLQGLCKKYGLPANKSNSEMATSLILYLEMKNMRSKAIWEGTRTDAFASGTTELQASVRMNLTDDLNKDCGHMASHSCSGNNQHYGHQDAQLNNFLIGKGSATSNKASEEVGILTKLNRGSNSDVGIENTFSSVVSSSVVAPSPTFTFDVCCEDGIQLHVDLDSSPADWIENLKSGIHICHDVHKPMSQSFHQDIGLLCCKQKHDSFMDQSKETANGQAEVGPCPATLADNQARIDNPDGREDSMSSPGLKSLYNAVRSLENSKEKANLSSILESGIERKVPGVESSVREEMLATDSDVNAVIRKSTSQTETCNNTGNSVPSDSKSLVVLTHQSASDVDGICENSSLEQTCGSLDAVLRSSKLSTNVQASPHANTNQDLDFPSEAHRCVDLDNSVQTSTRDELQTRPTQAVDQRKSVSCLGLNNHLPDLAENGSKEDTQYGTASFFRKSDRQIREGQTLSADNTGFLGTHDAGRRTDELQQKVAAVHPCSTDGSVDLPVPNQNGEDRHISTEPDEVREDVCTSASTMNVRDMGTVDTGNRRDLSEFLKERMEEPCKKLTASESNWKLKRKRHFNHFEGQSKFVNTEAKILRSSKQFVGDVHSKRRRSSRLFTK, via the exons ATGGGAGAACGGAAAGAGGAGGATTTATATCGTAATTTCTCCAGAAAGGATCTCCAAGGCCTATGTAAGAAATATGGTCTACCTGCTAATAAGTCAAACTCTGAAATGGCAACATCCTTGATTCTTTATTTGGAG ATGAAGAACATGAGGTCCAAAGCAATATGGGAGGGGACTAGAACAGATGCCTTTGCTTCTGGAACAACAGAGTTGCAGGCTAGTGTGAGGATGAATCTGACTGATGATCTGAATAAAG attGTGGACACATGGCGTCTCATAGTTGCTCTGGCAACAATCAACACTATGGTCATCAAGATGCTCAGCTGAATAATTTTCTGATTGGCAAGGGTTCTGCTACTTCTAATAAG GCATCTGAAGAGGTGGGTATTTTAACGAAACTCAATAGAGGAAGTAATAGTGATGTAGGTATAGAGAACACCTTCTCCTCTGTTGTTAGCTCTTCTGTAGTAGCTCCTTCCCCTACTTTTACATTTGATGTCTGTTGTGAGGATGGGATTCAACTTCATGTTGATCTGGATTCAAGCCCAGCAGACTGgattgagaatttaaaatctggAATTCACATATGTCATGATGTGCACAAGCCCATGTCACAAAGTTTCCATCAAGATATAGGCCTTTTATGTTGTAAACAAAAACACGACTCTTTTATGGATCAATCCAAGGAGACAGCAAATGGCCAAGCTGAAGTTGGACCTTGCCCAGCCACGTTGGCTGATAATCAAGCTCGAATTGATAATCCCGATGGAAGAGAAGACTCTATGTCTTCACCTGGATTAAAATCATTGTACAATGCTGTTCGCAGCCTGGAGAATTCAAAAGAGAAAGCAAATTTATCATCCATACTTGAATCTGGTATTGAGAGGAAAGTTCCTGGTGTAGAATCTAGTGTAAGAGAGGAAATGTTGGCCACTGATTCAGATGTTAATGCAGTCATCCGGAAATCAACGTCCCAGACTGAAACTTGTAACAATACAGGAAACTCTGTGCCATCTGATTCTAAAAGTTTAGTTGTACTGACACACCAGAGTGCAAGTGATGTGGATGGAATCTGTGAAAACTCATCTTTGGAGCAAACTTGCGGCTCACTTGATGCTGTTCTGAGAAGTAGTAAATTGTCAACAAATGTGCAAGCATCTCCTCATGCTAATACTAATCAAGATTTGGATTTTCCTTCTGAAGCTCATAGATGTGTGGACTTAGATAATTCTGTTCAGACTTCCACCAGAGATGAGCTTCAGACGAGACCTACTCAAGCAGTTGACCAGAGAAAATCTGTGTCCTGTTTAGGGTTGAACAATCATTTACCGGATCTTGCTGAAAACGGCAGCAAAGAGGACACTCAGTATGGAACAGCATCCTTCTTCAGGAAGTCTGATAGGCAAATAAGAGAGGGTCAAACACTTTCAGCAG ATAACACTGGATTTCTTGGGACACATGACGCTGGTAGAAGAACTGACGAGCTTCAGCAAAAAGTAGCAGCAGTTCATCCCTGCTCTACTGATGGTTCCGTTGACTTGCCTGTTCCTAACCAAAATGGTGAGGATAGACACATTTCAACTGAACCAGATGAAGTTAGAGAGGATGTTTGCACAAGCGCATCAACAATGAATGTTAGAGATATG GGTACTGTTGACACTGGAAACAGAAGGGATTTATCAGA attCTTGAAAGAACGTATGGAAGAGCCCTGTAAAAAGCTT
- the LOC130825617 gene encoding uncharacterized protein LOC130825617, with amino-acid sequence MIFNSLGLMGQSTSWKINRILKCQSSSWLEQSCSSLTSLGTRSQARQPAGLLDLLMLFIDDLLDSRLKFPWRRPFLINKASHRASFILWKAIRYKQFADDTLDIELACDP; translated from the exons atgatcttcaattctctAGGTTTAATGGGTCAATCAACTTCTTGGAAAATCAATAG GATTTTGAAATGCCAAAGTTCAAGTTGGTTGGAACAAAGCTGTAGTAGTTTAACCTCTTTGGGAACCCGTTCGCAGGCTCGCCAACCTGCCGGTTTACTGGATTTATTGATGTTATTCATTGATG ATTTGCTTGACTCCCGTCTTAAATTCCCATGGAGAAGGCCTTTTCTGATCAATAAGGCCAGTCACAGAGCCTCCTTTATTCTGTGGAAAGCCATTCGATACAAGCAATTCGCTGATGATACACTAGACATAGAATTGGCCTGTGATCCTTAA
- the LOC130825616 gene encoding F-box protein At3g07870-like translates to MKEEDYLIRPNFEETPSSIICDILSRLPTKSCLNCKLVCKEWYKIITSSEFADLHSSSCPYFTILLYGKFNNGKKNFLLLDLDKSSNVDEMGNLDLGCDAMIRFKSKFNYPHHKLYVINECNGVICLKSWEQWSPYIMCNLLTGEQVIVDQLYKPSCSVEIYGLGQCPISNRFKVLRILNTNGSHKYLAEIQTLGTNEWRTVGDSPQFQLRRSGAFLDGSLHRYSYRDNCIWAFHFGKEKFYVVVVPDGTKRGLYTEVSVFDSQLCFSSISENCRQCEVWVMKKYAVNDSWMKLFVFQVESFAHRMPLVKMGNKEVLVSYNNCVHLGVCDTESGRCKRVRVPGISSYKVITCNPRFSKL, encoded by the coding sequence ATGAAGGAAGAAGATTATCTGATTAGACCCAATTTTGAAGAAACCCCATCTTCAATTATATGTGATATTTTGTCTAGATTACCAACAAAATCATGCTTAAACTGTAAACTTGTATGTAAGGAATGGTATAAGATTATTACAAGTTCTGAATTTGCTGATTTACACTCTTCttcttgtccctattttactattttactttaTGGTAAATTCAATAATGGCaagaaaaattttttgttgcttgATCTTGACAAATCTTCAAATGTTGATGAAATGGGTAATCTTGATTTGGGTTGTGATGCAATGATTAGATTCAAGTCTAAATTTAACTACCCACATCATAAATTGTATGTGATTAATGAATGTAATGGGGTAATTTGTTTGAAATCATGGGAACAATGGAGCCCTTATATTATGTGCAATCTTTTAACCGGTGAGCAAGTGATTGTTGACCAATTGTATAAACCATCTTGTTCTGTTGAAATTTATGGGTTAGGTCAATGCCCGATTTCGAATCGATTTAAGGTTCTTAGAATTTTGAATACAAATGGAAGTCACAAGTATCTGGCTGAAATACAAACATTGGGTACTAATGAATGGAGAACTGTTGGCGATTCGCCTCAGTTTCAGTTGAGGAGGAGCGGGGCATTCCTCGATGGCTCGCTTCATAGATACTCCTATAGAGATAATTGTATATGGGCATTCCATTTTGGGAAggaaaaattttatgttgttgtAGTACCGGATGGTACGAAGCGAGGTCTTTATACTGAAGTTAGTGTTTTTGATTCTCAACTTTGTTTTAGTTCGATATCTGAAAACTGTCGACAATGTGAAGTTTGGGTTATGAAGAAATACGCTGTCAACGATTCTTGGATGAAGTTGTTTGTATTCCAAGTCGAGTCGTTTGCTCATCGTATGCCTCTAGTGAAGATGGGTAATAAAGAAGTATtagtttcttataataattGTGTTCATCTTGGTGTATGTGATACCGAATCTGGAAGATGTAAACGAGTACGCGTTCCTGGGATTTCTTCATACAAAGTGATCACTTGCAATCCCCGATTTTCCAAGTTGTAA